A part of Leptospira congkakensis genomic DNA contains:
- a CDS encoding EAL domain-containing response regulator — translation MNEKPYILCIDDEFFILWNLKEQLKKVFGSNFTIETAESAETAKEIMKEIADSSADLAVVICDHVMPGQKGDEFLIEMQETHPRTKKIMLTGQAPAQAIGNALNHGCLYRYLSKPWDAHDLELTIKQAIDAYFQEKSLEEKNKELADNLYFHRDSKYPNFESLVKQLKGDGTSKIQHSILLIKIMSFPSIIKTFGIEVYRKVFKKLLQLLTVHLQNEEKVFHIYSDEIAVLSHLSEGELVEKMRSFRMVLKSDDLILDDVGFHLECRYSSANGQEDCYYKAKLALFRAETQGSADFVSYTDDLSTDHHLQNFQWSQKIQTAITNKQIVPYFQGILDNKTKQIQKFECLARIKDRDSILTPDVFLKLAKVTGSIRMIGLQMIDESMSYFSDKPYDFSINLTESELEYKSFSKWVEARLFHYKIDAKRVTFEILEDISFSENKNSLYTIRDLKTIGCQIAIDDFGVQYSNLARLLEVDPDYLKIDGQFIKNLPENKTAYLLVQGIVELARGIGAKVVAEFVDRPAIQDMIETLGIEYSQGYLFMKPSPSIPDQASLQL, via the coding sequence TTGAACGAAAAACCCTATATTCTTTGCATCGATGACGAATTCTTTATCCTCTGGAACCTTAAAGAACAATTAAAAAAAGTGTTTGGATCAAATTTCACGATTGAAACTGCAGAAAGTGCGGAGACAGCAAAAGAAATTATGAAAGAAATTGCGGATTCGTCCGCAGATTTAGCAGTTGTCATTTGCGATCACGTAATGCCTGGCCAAAAGGGTGATGAATTTTTAATCGAGATGCAGGAAACGCACCCTCGGACGAAAAAAATCATGTTAACTGGGCAAGCCCCTGCACAAGCAATAGGGAATGCTCTAAACCATGGTTGTTTGTATCGGTATCTTTCCAAACCTTGGGATGCTCATGATTTGGAGCTGACCATCAAACAAGCCATTGACGCCTACTTCCAAGAGAAATCATTAGAGGAAAAAAACAAAGAATTAGCGGACAACTTATACTTTCACAGAGATTCCAAATATCCAAACTTTGAATCTTTAGTGAAACAACTAAAAGGTGATGGAACTTCAAAAATCCAACACTCCATTTTACTCATAAAAATTATGAGTTTCCCTAGTATCATCAAAACCTTTGGGATTGAAGTGTACCGGAAGGTCTTTAAAAAACTATTACAACTCCTTACCGTTCATTTACAAAACGAAGAAAAAGTCTTTCATATTTACTCGGATGAAATCGCTGTCCTCTCCCATCTATCGGAAGGAGAACTAGTAGAAAAGATGCGAAGTTTTCGGATGGTTTTAAAATCCGACGATTTGATTTTAGATGATGTTGGATTTCATTTAGAATGCCGGTATTCTTCTGCAAATGGCCAAGAAGATTGTTATTACAAAGCAAAACTCGCTTTGTTTCGGGCAGAAACACAAGGGTCTGCTGATTTTGTCAGTTATACGGATGACTTGTCAACAGACCACCATCTCCAAAATTTCCAGTGGAGTCAAAAAATCCAAACGGCCATTACAAACAAACAAATTGTTCCGTACTTTCAAGGGATTTTAGACAACAAAACAAAACAAATCCAAAAATTCGAATGTTTAGCCAGAATCAAAGATAGGGATTCCATTTTAACACCCGATGTTTTTTTAAAACTAGCAAAAGTTACGGGAAGCATTCGAATGATCGGCTTACAGATGATAGATGAGTCAATGAGTTATTTTTCTGACAAACCTTATGACTTTTCCATCAACCTTACAGAATCAGAACTAGAATATAAAAGTTTTAGCAAATGGGTAGAAGCCCGATTATTTCACTACAAAATTGATGCCAAAAGGGTAACCTTTGAAATCTTAGAAGACATTAGTTTTTCCGAAAACAAAAATAGCCTCTATACCATTCGTGATTTAAAAACAATTGGTTGCCAAATTGCAATTGATGATTTTGGAGTTCAGTATTCCAACCTTGCTAGGTTACTAGAAGTGGATCCAGATTATCTAAAAATTGATGGTCAGTTTATTAAAAACTTACCGGAAAACAAAACCGCTTACCTTCTTGTACAAGGGATTGTGGAACTAGCAAGGGGAATTGGAGCCAAGGTTGTGGCAGAGTTTGTCGACAGACCTGCCATTCAAGATATGATAGAAACCTTAGGCATCGAGTATTCGCAAGGATATTTGTTTATGAAACCGTCACCAAGTATTCCCGACCAAGCCAGTTTACAGCTGTAA